GATTGCTCCAGCACCTTGGAGTGCGTTAAGGCCCTGGGGTGCGACGTGATCAGGTCCGCCGACAGCGTGAAGGTCTCCAGAGGCAAGGGCCTGTCGGACCCATCGGCGCCTCTGGACGCCGGAAATTCCGGCACCACCGCAAGGCTAATGTGTGGCCTTCTGGCTGGAGTCCCAGGGACCTTCTCGGTGATGTCAGGAGACGAGAGCCTTCAGGGCCGTCCTATGAGCCGGGTCGTGGACCCTCTGAGGATTCTGGGGGCCAAGATAGACGGCAGGGACGGAGGAAAGAGGCTGCCTCTGGCCATAAGGGGGACCAGGCTGACCGGTGGGCAGTACGTTCTACCGGTTCCCAGCGCCCAGGTCAAGAGCGCCCTGCTTCTGGCTGGGTTGTCGGCCCAGGGTAGCGTCACGGTGGTGGAGCCCCTACCCACCAGGGACCACACGGAGATAATGCTGGAGCACCTGGGCGTCCCGGTCCGAAAGGACGGAGGCTCGATCACGGTCTACCCCTTCGACGACCTGCCAGGGGGATCCTGGAGGGTTCCGGGGGACTTCTCCTCCGCCGCCTTCTGGGCCGTGGCTGCGGCCATCTCCCCGAAGTCGGAGGTCTCCCTTATAGGTGTGGGACTGAACCCCACAAGGTCGGGGCTTCTCGAGGTGCTCAAATCCATGGGGCTGAACTGCTCGGTCCTGTCGCCCAGGACCCAGGGGGGGGAGATGGTGGCGGACCTTGTGGTCAGGACCTCCGCCCTCAGCTCGGTGACGGTGGGAGAATCCCAGGTTCCCTCTATGGTGGACGAGCTTCCGGTTTTGGCCGTCGCCGCCACCCAGGCCTCTGGGACCACCGAGATAAGGGGGGCCTCGGAGCTTCGAGTCAAAGAGTGCGACCGAATCGCCGCTGTGGCGGAGGGGCTCAAGGCCATGGGAGCCCAGATCGTCGAGCACGACGATGGCTGGACTATCCCTGGAGGCCAGGTCCTTCACTCGGCGGTCGTGGACAGCCACGGAGATCACCGTATAGCCATGGCCATGGCGGTTGCGGCGCTGGTGGCCGACGGTCCGGTGGAGATAAAGGGATCGGACTGCGTCGCCATATCCTACCCCGACTTCTTCAGCCATCTTAACTCCCTCTCGGAAGGGAGGTAGTCCTATGGCCCTTCGTTTTTTGAGCGCAGGGGAGTCCCACGGAAGGGGTTACACCGTCATAGTCGAGGGACTTCCCGCTGGCCTTCCGGTCCCCCTGGAGCTCCTGTCCTCAGAGCTCGCCAGGAGGAGAAGAGGCTGGGGCAGAGGCCCTAGAATGGCCCTGGAGAGGGACGTTATAGAGGTGTGGAGCGGCCTTAGAGACGGCCTCACCACCGGAGCCCCTCTCTCTCTCTGTCTGGATAATACCGAGTGGCGGTCCTGGAGGGGCGCCATGAACCCCCATCAGGTGGATCAGCAGGCTCAGGATAAGGCGGTGTCCTGCCCCAGGCCCGGCCACGCCGACCTGCCCGGGCGGCTCAAGTACGGCCACCTCGACATGAGAAACGTCCTGGAGAGGTCCAGCGCCAGAGCCACCGCAGGATGGACCCTGGCGGGAACAGTGGCGAGGGCCATCCTGAGCGGCCTCGGTATTCAGGTCCGTGGGGCGGTCACCTCCATCGGGGGAGTTCATCTGGCGGATCCTAGCTCTGAGGAGGAATGGGCCAGGGCGGTTCAGTCCAATATGGGCTGTCCAAGGGAGGCCGACGAAGGCCCCCTTATAAATAGGATAGATTCGGCTAAGGAGGAGGGCTACAGCCTGGGCGGGACCTTCGTGGTGTCCATAAAGGACATGCCCACAGGGGTCGGATCCTACGTGGAGTGGGACAGGAGGCTGGACGGTCGTTTCGCCGGGGCTCTTATGTCCATCCCGGCCATAAAGGGGGTCTCGGTTGGGGACGGTTTAGACCTGGCGGACAGGCCGGGCATAGACGCCCACGACGAAATCCACCTGGAGGGAGGAAGTCTGGTCCGTCGGACCAACAGGGCGGGAGGTATCGAGGGCGGCATGACCAACGGCCAGGAGATCATGCTCAGGGCCGCCATGAAGCCAATTCCCACGATGAAAGAGTCCCTCCCATCGGTGGACCTGTCCACCATGAAGGCCCATAGGGCCCACGTCGAGCGGTGCGACGTCTGCGCCGTCCCGGCGGCCTGCGTGGTGGGAGAGGCTATGGCGGCCTGGGTCGCCGCCTCGGCCATAGTTGAACAGTTCGGAGGTGACAGGTTTGAAGACCTTAGCAGAAGGGTCCAGGATCACAGGACCAGGATCTCCAATGGCTAGTGGGCCCATCTTCCTGGGAGGGTTTATGGCCGCCGGTAAGACCTCCGTCGGGCAGGCCCTGTCGTCTATGACCGGGATACCCTTTGTGGACCTAGACCAGATGGTCGAGTCCCGGGCGGGAACCTCGGTGAAGGATATCTTCTCCACCTTCGGAGAGCCATGTTTCAGGGAGCTTGAGTCCTCCTGTCTCAAAGAGGCCGCCCATTTGGGAACCGTGTTGGTCGGGCTGGGGGGCGGGGTCCTCAAGTCCAGGGATAACGGGGAGCTTATCAGGCAGAGGGGCAAGCTGGTTATCCTGGACGTGTCGCCGGAAAAGGTCAGGGAGAGGGCTGCTAATCAGCCGGGAAAGAGGCCTCTGCTGGAACAGGGAGACCTAGAATCCCTGTGGCATAGCAGAAGGGAGCTCTATAGAGAGGCGGATCTCAGGGTGAACACCGACGACCTGACGGTGGACCAGGTCGCCATGGAGGTTAGGTCAAGCCTGGACCTCCCCAGCAAGGAGGATCATCGCAGGGTTTTAGGGAACGACTGCACAGGCAAGGTCATAGTCGGCAGAGGGCTGTTGCCCCGGCTCAGGGAATTGGTCTCCGGCGGCTCCTACGTGGTCGCCGACGAGATGACCGGTTCGCTCTTCCCCCCCACTGAGGGTATAAAGGGTATATCGATCCTGCCCAGAGGGGAAGATGCCAAGACCTTAGGCCACATAGAGAGGCTCTACGGCGACTTCGCCGCCGCCGGTGTGGATCGACACGACACGGTGGTCGCCATCGGAGGCGGCTGCGTGGGAGATTCGGCGGGCTTCGCCGCCGCCACCTGGATGAGAGGGCTAAACTTGGTTCAGTGCCCCACCACCCTCCTAGCCCAGGTGGACAGCTCTATAGGCGGTAAGGTCGGGGTCAACCTGCCTCAGGGCAAAAACCTGGTGGGGGCCTTCCACATGCCCAAGCTGGTGCTGGCCGACGTGGACTGCTTGTCCTCCATGAGCTGGAAGGACTACCGTCAGGGACTGGCGGAGGTGGTCAAGTACGGCCTCGGAGAGGACAGGTCACTGTTTGAGTTTCTCGAGGCAAATTCCGCCTCTCTCAGGGACCGCTGTCCAACGGTCCTCGCAGAGGTAGTGGCCCGGTGTGCCGCCATAAAGCTGGATATAGTCGAGGAGGATCAGAGGGAGATGGGGGCCAGAGCCAGGCTTAACCTGGGGCATACGGTGGGACACGGCCTTGAGGCCGCATCGGACTACCGTGGCTGGAGCCACGGAGACGGCGTATCTGTGGGGATGATGGTGGTCACCGATCTGGCCTGTAGACTGGGGCTGTGCTCCGGTGGGATGTTCCACAGGCTAGGTGGTCTTCTTACCTCCCTTGGGCTCCCTACAAGGCCCGATCTCCCATGGTCCGCCATAGCCCCTCATGTGGCCAGGGACAAGAAGTTTAAAGGCGGCTGTCCCAGGCTGGTCCTCCCCGATGATCGGGGAACCTCGATTATATGGGAGGGGCCTATCTCAGAGCTGGAGCGGTCCTACGAGGAGATGTTCAGCCTAGAGGTAAATCTAAAGGACGGCTCTTAGAGCCGTCCTTTAGATTTTTAGGTCCTTCTCGATGGAGGACAGAACGATGGAGGTGCACAGCTTGCCTATCCTGGTCAGCTCTCCGAGGATCCTCTCAAGGTCCTTGATTGACCTGGCGACTATCTCGACGTAGTAGTCGTCTTGCCCTGTGATGCTCAGGCACCTTATGACCTCCGGTATGGCGGTTATCTTGTCCGCCAGGTAGGGGTCGGGGTTTTTGAAGTCCGTGGACATGGCGGACATAGCTCTGATCGGGAAGCCCGCTTTTTCCGGGTCTATCCTGGCCCCATATCCCATGATTATCCCGACGCTCTCCATTCGCCGGACCCTCTCTATGGCCGCTGGGGCGGAGAGGCCCACTTTCTTTCCTAGCTCTCTGAAGGAGATCCTGCCGTTTGCTTGAAGCTCCCTGAGGATCGCCAGGCCGGTGTCGTCCAGTAGGTTGCCGTCTTTTATGGTCATATTGTCCTCCCTCTTGCTCTCAAACGTAAAGTTATAGCCGGAAACGATAGGTGTATGTAACCTGTAATCTCCTAATCTATTACAAAACCCCTGTGGAAAAGAGGATATATCGTCTATCCTATTTATGCAAGAGCAAATAATCTAAAAGAACTCAAAGGAGGCACTCTGCATGAAACCCTGGGGAGCTCAGTCGGAAGTCGGAAAGATAGAGAAGATAATGGTGAAGAGGGCGGAAGACGCCTACGGAAGCCAGGAGGTCCTGGACTCCTGCTGGAGGGATCTGGGCTACACCGAGCCGGTGAACTACTCCAAGGCTATGGACGAATACGATGCATTTCTATCCATTATAAAGAGCCACGTGCCCGAGGTGTTTTGCCTCCCCTCCCAGGAGGGAACCGGTCCCGACTCGATGTACGCCAGGGACTCCTGTATGGTCACCGACCATGGTTATATCCTGTTTAACATGGGCAAGCCCCAGCGGAGGACCGAGGCAACAGAGGCGGGCCGTCTGTTTGACTCCATCGGTCTGCCTAGGCTGGGAGCCATAGAGGGCGAGGGAACTATGGAGGCGGGGGATATGGCCTGGCTGGACGAGAACACCCTGGCGGTGGGGATCAGCTACAGGACTAACCCCGAGGGAGTCCGCCAGCTGAGGGATCTGGCTGCCGGTAACTTCGAGGTTCTGGACTACCCCATACCTCACTGGAACGGACCGGAGGAGTGCCTTCACCTCATGTCCTTCATAAGCCCTGTGGACCACAAGGCGGCGGTTGTATACTCCAGACAGATGCCCGTTACGTTCCGGCAGGAGCTTCTTCACAGGGGATATAACCTGATAGAGGTTCCAGATCAGGAGTACGATACCATGGCCTGTAACGTCCTGGCCCTGGAGCCCGGTCTGGTCCTCATGATAGAGGGCAACCCTATCACCAAGGGCAGACTACAGGAGGCTGGCATGGAGGTGTTGGAGTTCCCGGGCACCGAGATATGCTGGAAGGGCGGCGGAGGACCTACCTGTCTGACAAGGCCCCTTCTTCGTAAGTAATTTTCATAAAAACGATGTAGACCGGAAGGGAGGGAGATAGATGGATTTTTTGGGTTTTGTGGAGCAGTTAGTCGATTGGGTGTGGGGAACTCCCCTCATAGTTATGGTGCTTGGATCTGGGGTTTTCTTTACCCTGGTCTCGGGGTGCTTTCAGTTCAGGTATGGCAGATATATCTTTAAAAATACCGTGGGACGGATCTTCTCCGGCAAGGTCGACGATGGTCCCGGGCTATTGTCGCCCTACGAGGCGGTAAGCGTCGCCATAGGCTCAACCGTCGGAGTGGGCAACATCGGAGGAGTCGCCACAGCCATCGCAGTCGGAGGCCCTGGGGCGGTGTTCTGGATGTGGATGGCGGGCATCTTTGGCCAGCTCATAAAGATGGTCGAGGTCACACTGGCGGTCCACTACAGGACGGTGCTGGACGACGGACAGAGCACCTACGGAGGGCCCACCTACTACATCCAAAGAGGGCTCGGTCAGGAGCGAGGCTGGCATGGCCTGGCGAAGGTCCTCAGCGGACTGTTCTTGATAGGGTTTCTCATCTGTTATTTCTTCACCATCCAGAACTACACAGTGGCTGAGGCGGTAGCGGGGGTCTTCGACGCGAACCTTCTTGTGGTCAGCTTCGTCTTTCTGCTTCTCCTCTACGCCTCCATCTGGGGCGGCATCAGGGGGCTCGGCAAGATAGCCATAGCGGTGGTACCCTTTATGTGCATTTTCTATATAGGAGGAGCCCTCGTCGTCATCCTCAAAGACGCCGCCGCTATTCCCCACACTTTTAGGCTCATATTTGAGAGTGCCTTCACCGGAACCGCAGCGGTTGGCGGATTTGCCGGAGCGGCTTTCGCAAAGATGATCTCCGTCGGAATGGCCCGTGCGGTCTACAGTAACGAGGCTGGTTGGGGTTCCTCTCCCATGATCCACGCCTCCGCAAGGGTCAATCACCCGGTGAAACAGGGTATCATGGGTATATTCGAGGTCTTTATGGACACCTTGGTAATATGCTCGGTGACCGCCATCATGATCATAAACTCGGGGGAGTGGAGCTCCGGCCTGGACGGGGCAACTCTGACACTTAGCGCCTTCTCCAAGGGAGTAGGCACTCTTGGGACCACCGTTCTGGTTGTGGGTATATTCCTATTCGGTCTCACGACCTCGACAGGGCTTTTCGCCCAGTTTGAGACGCTGCTTACCTATGTCGTAGGGCCTCACTCGAAGAACCTGGATAAGGTGCTTAAGTTCAACAAGTACGTCTATCCCCTGCCGGGATTTTTGCTGGTGCTATACGCCCAGGTCTATGGCCTTCCAACCTATAAAGTGTGGATGTTCATAGATATCTCCATAGGCATTCCTATATTTGTCAACCTGCTGGCTATACTCCTGCTTACCCCTAAATTCCTCGATCTGCTTAGGGACTACCGGGCAAGGTACATGGGCCAGGGCAAGGTTGACTCGGATTTCAAGGTTTTCTACGAGGAATAGCTCTGAGACTAAAAAAGGCCCCTTAGGGGTCTTTTTTAGTTAGTAGACTCTAACTAAAATCGATCCGTCAGGGCTTTTTAGTGGTACAATCTACCTTATATAGATACCACTAAAAAGAAAGACGGTGATAGCTTGAGCGAAATAGCGGTAGCCTTTGGACTTACACTCTTTGCTGGCCTAGCTACAGGTATAGGAAGTGCCATAGCCTTTTTTGCCAAGAGGACCAACTTCCGTTTCCTGTCAATATCCACCGGCTTCTCCGCCGGAGTAATGCTCTACGTGTCCTTTGTCGAGATATTCTTCAAGGGTTCCGAGGCCCTCTCCGAGGTTTACGGAGACTACTGGGGAGAGTGGATAAACGTTGGTGCCTTCTTCGGGGGGATAATCCTTATAGGCCTTATAGACGCCTTTATCCCCCAGGCCGAGAACCCTCACGAGGTACGCTCAGAGAAGGCTGTGGCTCCTCTGCACAGTGATGAAGCGTCTCCCGTTCAGCGGGAAAATCAAGAGGATCATAAGCTTATGAGAATGGGGCTCTTTACCGCCCTGGCGATAGGAATTCACAACTTCCCCGAGGGACTGGCGACGTTTCTGGCCGCCCTTCACGATCCTTCGGTGGGAGTTGTCATAGCCGTGGCCATAGCCCTCCACAACATCCCCGAAGGCATAAGCGTATCTGTGCCGATCTACTACGCAACAGGAGACAGGAAGAAGGCCTTTTTCTATTCCTTCCTGAGTGGCCTTGCGGAGCCTATAGGGGCGTTGATCGCCTACGGAGGCATAGTCCTTTTCTCTGGAGGAAGCGGGACAGCTGTCCCTCAGGAGGTCATGGGCATCCTGTTCGCCGGGGTCGCCGGGATAATGGTCTACATAAGCCTGGACGAGCTTATCCCAACCAGCAACGCCTATGGCAAGGGACACGACAGTATGATAGGTTTAGTCGGTGGCATGGCGGTTATGGCCCTGAGCCTGCTTATGATGCGCTGAAGGAGCGGACGTTATCCGCTCCTTTTTACGTCTCCCAACCGTCGAGAGGGAAGTGTTAATATAGCTGGGAATACACAAAGAGGACGTGAACGATCTATGATAGCGGACAAGTACGATGCGTTTTTTCTGGACCTTGACGGGGTGGTCTACGTGGGAAGTTCCCCCACCGACGGGGCCATCGAAGCCCTGGGACGACTTCGTTCCATGGGGAAAGATATAAGGTTTTTGACCAACAACCCCACAGATCAGGAGGAGATAGTGGCCCGGCTCAGCTCTTTGGGCATAGAGGCGGCTAGATCCGAGGTCGTCACCTGTGGCACGGCGACCGCTTCGGTGTTGGCGGAACAGGACGCTGGCTCGGTCTGGACCCTGGGACACGACGGCCTGAGAAGGGCCCTGTCCCAAGGTGGTCTTAAGCTGGTGGAGGGCAGACCCTGCGACGCCGTGGTGGTCGGCTGGGACGACTCAATAACCCTGTCCCAGATAAGGGAGGCCGCCCTTGCGATCAGAAACGGTGCCACTTTCGTCGCTACCAACGAGGACAAGACTTATCCCGGGCCCGAGGGGATCCTCTCCGGTGTCGGTGTGGTGGTTGACGCCATAATAGCGGGAAGCGGAAAAAGGCCTATATCCATAGGGAAGCCCTGCACGGCCATGTTCTACCAGGCGATCAAATCCCTGCCCCCTGGGAAAAAGGCGGTCATGATAGGGGATACCCCGTCGGTGGACGTTCTGGGAGCTCACAGGGCCGGACTGGATGCGTTACTTATGGGGAGCGCTCGCACATATCCAGCGGCCTTGGACTTCAGAAATCCCGACGGTCGAATCGGCTCTCTTATGGACCTTTTCGATCCATCGGTGGAGACCAGGTCGTGGGTATCCCCCGATTATCGCTGGCCCGAATCGGTGGAGCCGGGGGTCGCAGGGGTGGTTTGGGACGGCGAGGGCAGAGTACTCCTGATGAAGCGTTCGGACAACGGCCTTTGGGGAATCCCCTCCGGCCACGTCGAGCCGGGGGAGACGGTGGAATCAGCGGTGATCCGTGAGATAAAGGAGGAGACCGGCCTTGACGTGGTGGTCAAGGAGCTTGTGGGGCTGTACTCTGATCCCATGTCTCAGGTGATAACCTACCCCGACGGCAGGGTGTGCCACTTCGTCACCAGCTGTTTTTCCTGCTCCGTTAAGGGAGGTCAGCTGAGCAGGTCTGGCCCGGAGACCCTTGATGCCGGCTTTTTTCGGCCCTCTGAGTTGCCCGAACCACTGATGCCGATGCATCCTCGGTGGCTCTCCGACGCAGTGGCCCCCTCAGGCAGACCCTTTCTGAGGTAATTCTTTGTTGCCTCAACCTTAGGTGATATGATGGTAGGTGTAGCAGGAAAGGAGTGAGCCATATGGAGTTTTTGGCGACCTGGCAGTTTTGGGGTATGTTGTGCATAGTACTTCTGCTGGGAGAGATAGCCTCTCCTGGATTCGTCCTGGGATGTGTGGCCATCGCCTGTATCCCTCCCCTTCTCATGGGTGCTTTTTGGTCTCCGAGTATGCCCTTTCCTCTTGACGGAAGGATAAGCCTGGCGCTCTTCGGTGCCTCTGCCCTTTTGGGGTTGTTGTTTATCCGCCCCTCGGTGGTAAAACACCTCTACGGCAAGGGCCAGAGGCGGTCCGACGTGGAGGGGATGATAGGATCCAAAGCAATGGTTATCAAGGAGATTCCGGAAGGACAAACTGGTGGAGGCTACGTCAAGGTGAGGGGATCTCAGTGGTGGGCTTTCCACGTGGACGGTAAGCCGATTCCTGTCGGGGCAGAGGTGGAGATAGTGGAGGTCAAAGGGGCCAAGGTAATGGTAACCACGGTCCGTGATGACGATTAGAGAGGTGGAGGTGTTTTAATGCTTTACGATGTGATGTGGTTTGTGCAGAACTCGATGGATTCGGCTCTTCTATGGTTGTTTGTGGCTTTAGCTCTGATGATACTTTTTTCAGGTATCAAGATAGTTCCCCAGGCTCACAGGGTCGTGGTGGAGAGACTGGGCAAGTTCCATAAAATATTGACACCCGGAATAAACTTTATCTTCCCGATCCTGGACAAGCCTAAGTTCATCGAGTGGGTCTTTGGGAGGGGATTTAAGCGGAGCTCCGTCATGGACATGAGGGAG
The uncultured Dethiosulfovibrio sp. genome window above contains:
- the aroA gene encoding 3-phosphoshikimate 1-carboxyvinyltransferase, with product MECVKALGCDVIRSADSVKVSRGKGLSDPSAPLDAGNSGTTARLMCGLLAGVPGTFSVMSGDESLQGRPMSRVVDPLRILGAKIDGRDGGKRLPLAIRGTRLTGGQYVLPVPSAQVKSALLLAGLSAQGSVTVVEPLPTRDHTEIMLEHLGVPVRKDGGSITVYPFDDLPGGSWRVPGDFSSAAFWAVAAAISPKSEVSLIGVGLNPTRSGLLEVLKSMGLNCSVLSPRTQGGEMVADLVVRTSALSSVTVGESQVPSMVDELPVLAVAATQASGTTEIRGASELRVKECDRIAAVAEGLKAMGAQIVEHDDGWTIPGGQVLHSAVVDSHGDHRIAMAMAVAALVADGPVEIKGSDCVAISYPDFFSHLNSLSEGR
- the aroC gene encoding chorismate synthase; translated protein: MALRFLSAGESHGRGYTVIVEGLPAGLPVPLELLSSELARRRRGWGRGPRMALERDVIEVWSGLRDGLTTGAPLSLCLDNTEWRSWRGAMNPHQVDQQAQDKAVSCPRPGHADLPGRLKYGHLDMRNVLERSSARATAGWTLAGTVARAILSGLGIQVRGAVTSIGGVHLADPSSEEEWARAVQSNMGCPREADEGPLINRIDSAKEEGYSLGGTFVVSIKDMPTGVGSYVEWDRRLDGRFAGALMSIPAIKGVSVGDGLDLADRPGIDAHDEIHLEGGSLVRRTNRAGGIEGGMTNGQEIMLRAAMKPIPTMKESLPSVDLSTMKAHRAHVERCDVCAVPAACVVGEAMAAWVAASAIVEQFGGDRFEDLSRRVQDHRTRISNG
- the aroB gene encoding 3-dehydroquinate synthase, coding for MKTLAEGSRITGPGSPMASGPIFLGGFMAAGKTSVGQALSSMTGIPFVDLDQMVESRAGTSVKDIFSTFGEPCFRELESSCLKEAAHLGTVLVGLGGGVLKSRDNGELIRQRGKLVILDVSPEKVRERAANQPGKRPLLEQGDLESLWHSRRELYREADLRVNTDDLTVDQVAMEVRSSLDLPSKEDHRRVLGNDCTGKVIVGRGLLPRLRELVSGGSYVVADEMTGSLFPPTEGIKGISILPRGEDAKTLGHIERLYGDFAAAGVDRHDTVVAIGGGCVGDSAGFAAATWMRGLNLVQCPTTLLAQVDSSIGGKVGVNLPQGKNLVGAFHMPKLVLADVDCLSSMSWKDYRQGLAEVVKYGLGEDRSLFEFLEANSASLRDRCPTVLAEVVARCAAIKLDIVEEDQREMGARARLNLGHTVGHGLEAASDYRGWSHGDGVSVGMMVVTDLACRLGLCSGGMFHRLGGLLTSLGLPTRPDLPWSAIAPHVARDKKFKGGCPRLVLPDDRGTSIIWEGPISELERSYEEMFSLEVNLKDGS
- a CDS encoding Lrp/AsnC family transcriptional regulator, with amino-acid sequence MTIKDGNLLDDTGLAILRELQANGRISFRELGKKVGLSAPAAIERVRRMESVGIIMGYGARIDPEKAGFPIRAMSAMSTDFKNPDPYLADKITAIPEVIRCLSITGQDDYYVEIVARSIKDLERILGELTRIGKLCTSIVLSSIEKDLKI
- a CDS encoding arginine deiminase family protein — its product is MKPWGAQSEVGKIEKIMVKRAEDAYGSQEVLDSCWRDLGYTEPVNYSKAMDEYDAFLSIIKSHVPEVFCLPSQEGTGPDSMYARDSCMVTDHGYILFNMGKPQRRTEATEAGRLFDSIGLPRLGAIEGEGTMEAGDMAWLDENTLAVGISYRTNPEGVRQLRDLAAGNFEVLDYPIPHWNGPEECLHLMSFISPVDHKAAVVYSRQMPVTFRQELLHRGYNLIEVPDQEYDTMACNVLALEPGLVLMIEGNPITKGRLQEAGMEVLEFPGTEICWKGGGGPTCLTRPLLRK
- a CDS encoding amino acid carrier protein — translated: MDFLGFVEQLVDWVWGTPLIVMVLGSGVFFTLVSGCFQFRYGRYIFKNTVGRIFSGKVDDGPGLLSPYEAVSVAIGSTVGVGNIGGVATAIAVGGPGAVFWMWMAGIFGQLIKMVEVTLAVHYRTVLDDGQSTYGGPTYYIQRGLGQERGWHGLAKVLSGLFLIGFLICYFFTIQNYTVAEAVAGVFDANLLVVSFVFLLLLYASIWGGIRGLGKIAIAVVPFMCIFYIGGALVVILKDAAAIPHTFRLIFESAFTGTAAVGGFAGAAFAKMISVGMARAVYSNEAGWGSSPMIHASARVNHPVKQGIMGIFEVFMDTLVICSVTAIMIINSGEWSSGLDGATLTLSAFSKGVGTLGTTVLVVGIFLFGLTTSTGLFAQFETLLTYVVGPHSKNLDKVLKFNKYVYPLPGFLLVLYAQVYGLPTYKVWMFIDISIGIPIFVNLLAILLLTPKFLDLLRDYRARYMGQGKVDSDFKVFYEE
- the zupT gene encoding zinc transporter ZupT, whose translation is MSEIAVAFGLTLFAGLATGIGSAIAFFAKRTNFRFLSISTGFSAGVMLYVSFVEIFFKGSEALSEVYGDYWGEWINVGAFFGGIILIGLIDAFIPQAENPHEVRSEKAVAPLHSDEASPVQRENQEDHKLMRMGLFTALAIGIHNFPEGLATFLAALHDPSVGVVIAVAIALHNIPEGISVSVPIYYATGDRKKAFFYSFLSGLAEPIGALIAYGGIVLFSGGSGTAVPQEVMGILFAGVAGIMVYISLDELIPTSNAYGKGHDSMIGLVGGMAVMALSLLMMR
- a CDS encoding HAD-IIA family hydrolase — its product is MIADKYDAFFLDLDGVVYVGSSPTDGAIEALGRLRSMGKDIRFLTNNPTDQEEIVARLSSLGIEAARSEVVTCGTATASVLAEQDAGSVWTLGHDGLRRALSQGGLKLVEGRPCDAVVVGWDDSITLSQIREAALAIRNGATFVATNEDKTYPGPEGILSGVGVVVDAIIAGSGKRPISIGKPCTAMFYQAIKSLPPGKKAVMIGDTPSVDVLGAHRAGLDALLMGSARTYPAALDFRNPDGRIGSLMDLFDPSVETRSWVSPDYRWPESVEPGVAGVVWDGEGRVLLMKRSDNGLWGIPSGHVEPGETVESAVIREIKEETGLDVVVKELVGLYSDPMSQVITYPDGRVCHFVTSCFSCSVKGGQLSRSGPETLDAGFFRPSELPEPLMPMHPRWLSDAVAPSGRPFLR
- a CDS encoding NfeD family protein gives rise to the protein MEFLATWQFWGMLCIVLLLGEIASPGFVLGCVAIACIPPLLMGAFWSPSMPFPLDGRISLALFGASALLGLLFIRPSVVKHLYGKGQRRSDVEGMIGSKAMVIKEIPEGQTGGGYVKVRGSQWWAFHVDGKPIPVGAEVEIVEVKGAKVMVTTVRDDD